One genomic region from Rosa rugosa chromosome 1, drRosRugo1.1, whole genome shotgun sequence encodes:
- the LOC133730920 gene encoding uncharacterized protein LOC133730920: protein MSKLDFPILDSTGSEYHSWVTDVENHLTSKGILPVIQAPNPDLLFERTATNNATALILIRRHMDKSLRLEYMAIKDARELWVALEERFGNVKDTLLPDLKVQWNNLRFADFKSVAEYNSEVLRLKTMLGFCGQPVTEQELIEKTLSTFPVAAILLSKQYRTEFNTGRLTRFHQLINIMSVAEKHDNILVKNYKAHRN from the coding sequence ATGTCAAAACTTGACTTTcctatccttgactcaactggctcggaatatcatagttgggtcacggatgttgagaatcatctcacttcaaaagggatcctacctgTAATTCAGGCACCAAATCCAGATCTCTTATTCGAGCGTACGGCTACGAATAATGCCACCGCCCTTATTTTGATAaggcgccacatggataaatcactccgattggagtacatggcaatcaaggatgctagagaattatgggttgcgctagaagagcgttttggtaatgtaaaggataccctcctccctgacttgaaagttcaatggaacaatctacgatttgctgacttcaagtctgtagctgaatataattcagaagttcttcgcctcaagaccatgttggggttctgtggacaacctgtcacagagcaagaactaattgagaaaactctctccaccttccccgtcgcagctattttgctatcaaagcaataccgaactgaattcaatactggacggctcacgaggtttcatcagctaattaatattatgtctgtagctgaaaagcatgataatatcctcgtgaaaAATTATAAGGCCcatcggaactaa